In Torulaspora globosa chromosome 1, complete sequence, a genomic segment contains:
- the INO80 gene encoding chromatin-remodeling ATPase INO80 (ancestral locus Anc_2.317) — protein sequence MSLASLLNKEDRDTPSVASREPVMNGNVSKDDRLKAYFLRELNENFKRLGQRDLLEQQYQDWKFINLQEFELISEWNNQSKEWGNSDASFEQLYREMQTIRDEWDQYDRYKKNKLSLIRELDVANGTNGVEVAEVPSRAKQRRSVKQVTARPQTPPPPSPPPQVERRPQFTTPVRRKRKLDQEEPVQDVVEDQHPKKELDDGSEDIEDDLAEQEESQSDEVDETGDQEADHDSEDLKESEQEELALDGEESSSDEQLDTETAEVEVEVPANFDDDENDKDFSPDDDVKSITSSKKDKSVNMESDRTRIVRELVKMCNKNRNFKAKKRKFTNANVTEYNPLDKKLVVRITLKQLHVRKLKKAINEAKRAAAMEEAAKEKAENPDFEALSPSGKRRKLLPGANGDLPDGSSLTSSPTKHGLPTYGLKMTAKEARAIQRHYDNTLFTIWKDMARKDSAKVARLVQQIQSIRAANFKKTSSLCAREARKWQFRNFKQVKDFQTRARRGIREMSNFWKKNEREERDFKKKAEREAMELARKEEEARENKRQAKKLNFLLTQTELYSHFIGRKIKTNELEGNMADHQLSQPGSMMSGMSGHDKIDLDNMIANKNEFHNIDFDNEDDEQLRIRAAQNASNALAETRAKTKEFDDDANGEELNFQNPTSLGEISIEQPKILACTLKEYQLKGLNWLANLYDQGINGILADEMGLGKTVQSISVLAHLAEKYNIWGPFLVVTPASTLHNWVNEIAKFVPQFKILPYWGNANDRKVLRRFWDRKNFRYGKDSPFHVMITSYQMVVSDVAYLQKMKWQYMILDEAQAIKSSQSSRWKNLLSFHCRNRLLLTGTPIQNSMQELWALLHFIMPSLFDSHDEFNEWFSRDIESHAEANTKLNQQQLRRLHMILKPFMLRRVKKNVQSELGDKIEIDLLCDLTQRQAKLYQVLKSQVSTAYDAIENAAGSDEASSDQSLINTVMQFRKVCNHPDLFERADISSPFCFSEFGQTAALIKSDELAEVMYSSTNPIKYHLPRLIYEDLILPNYHNNIASFAKLVNYTMNIFSLADNQELCEELSHITGLELSQFSRIAHESIVNRAMRFYTEKDMMKGNQSIAFGDDEIRSDIRDLRIPERITRLEKLSNMTTGGVLQSLLNIKEKVYEDQYFGSMRPASCPAASAPPISIEVLGSSHVVNELNRELFDPTISQALSEISPVTQYNMHIEKGIPIDNFPASALYPDSLNKYFSSHISMPSMDRFITESAKLKKLDELLVQLKKDGHRVLIYFQMTRMMDLMEEYLTYRRYKHIRLDGSSKLEDRRDLVHDWQTRPELFVFLLSTRAGGLGINLTAADTVIFYDSDWNPTIDSQAMDRAHRLGQTRQVTVYRLLVKGTIEERMRDRAKQKEHVQQVVMEGKMQEKKVQTVETNVEELNTKLKQ from the coding sequence ATGTCGTTAGCATCATTGTTGAATAAAGAGGACAGGGATACGCCGTCTGTAGCATCAAGAGAACCGGTGATGAATGGTAATGTGAGCAAGGATGATAGGCTGAAGGCGTATTTTCTGAGGGAGTTGAATGagaacttcaagagactTGGCCAGAGGGATCTGTTGGAACAGCAATATCAGGACTGGAAGTTTATCAATCTGCAAGAGTTCGAACTGATCTCAGAGTGGAACAATCAATCGAAGGAGTGGGGCAATAGCGATGCCTCTTTCGAACAGCTGTATAGAGAGATGCAAACGATCAGAGATGAGTGGGATCAATACGACCGGTACAAGAAAAACAAGCTCTCACTAATCAGGGAGCTGGATGTGGCTAATGGGACGAATGGTGTTGAGGTGGCCGAGGTGCCGTCCCGGGCCAAGCAGAGAAGGTCTGTGAAGCAAGTAACAGCTCGGCCACAaactcctcctcctccttctccacCACCACAAGTGGAGCGGCGACCACAATTCACGACGCCAGTGAGGAGGAAACGTAAGCTGGATCAGGAAGAACCGGTCCAGGATGTTGTGGAGGATCAGCACccgaagaaagagcttgatgatgGTTCGGAGGACATCGAGGATGATTTGGCTGAACAGGAAGAGAGTCAAAGTGATGAAGTGGACGAGACCGGCGATCAGGAAGCTGACCATGATTCGGAAGACTTGAAGGAATCAGAGCAAGAGGAGCTTGCGCTTGATGGGGAAGAATCTTCCAGCGACGAGCAACTTGACACAGAGACCGCGGAAGTGGAAGTGGAAGTGCCAGCTAACTTTGATGACGACGAGAACGATAAGGACTTTTCTCCAGACGATGATGTTAAGTCTATAACGTCGtccaagaaggataaaTCGGTTAACATGGAAAGCGATAGAACGAGAATCGTCCGCGAGCTGGTCAAGATGTGTAACAAGAACAGAAACTTCAAGGCtaagaagagaaagttCACCAATGCGAACGTTACCGAGTATAATCCGCTGGACAAGAAGCTTGTCGTAAGGATCACTTTGAAGCAGCTCCATGTTaggaagttgaagaaagcgatCAATGAAGCAAAGCGTGCCGCTGCTATGGAGGAAGccgccaaagaaaaggcgGAGAATCCTGACTTCGAGGCTTTATCTCCATCGggaaagagaagaaagcttctaCCGGGGGCAAACGGCGACTTACCCGATGGTTCATCATTAACTTCATCTCCAACAAAGCATGGCTTGCCCACATATGGTCTGAAAATGACAGCGAAGGAAGCTCGCGCCATCCAACGTCATTATGATAATACTCTTTTCACCATTTGGAAAGATATGGCTCGTAAGGATTCTGCAAAAGTGGCACGCTTAGTTCAACAAATCCAGTCTATTAGGGCTGCAAATTTTAAAAAGACTTCGTCTTTATGTGCTCGAGAAGCTAGAAAATGGCAATTCAGAAACTTTAAGCAGGTCAAGGACTTTCAAACAAGGGCCAGAAGGGGAATTCGAGAAATGTCTAACTTCTGGAAAAAGAATGAACGTGAGGAGAGggatttcaagaagaaggcagAGAGAGAAGCCATGGAGCTGGCgagaaaagaagaggaagccAGAGAGAATAAGAGACAAGCAAAGAAACTGAATTTCTTATTGACTCAAACTGAACTCTACTCGCATTTTATCGGCAGGAAGATTAAAACAAATGAACTGGAGGGCAACATGGCGGACCATCAATTAAGTCAACCTGGATCGATGATGTCCGGTATGAGCGGTCATGATAAAATTGACCTTGATAATATGATTGCGAATAAGAATGAATTTCATAATATTGATTTCGATaatgaggatgatgaacAGCTGAGAATTAGAGCAGCTCAAAACGCTTCAAATGCTCTAGCTGAGACGAGAGCTAAAACTAAGGAATTTGATGACGATGCTAATGGCGAGGAGTTGAACTTTCAAAACCCCACTTCACTGGGCGAAATCAGCATTGAGCAACCAAAGATCCTTGCATGCACACTAAAAGAGTATCAATTAAAGGGGCTGAATTGGCTGGCTAACCTGTACGATCAAGGTATCAACGGTATTCTCGCAGATGAAATGGGACTGGGTAAGACAGTCCAGTCAATCTCAGTTTTAGCTCATTTAGCCGAGAAGTACAACATATGGGGTCCTTTCCTTGTGGTAACACCGGCGTCTACGTTGCACAACTGGGTTAATGAGATCGCTAAGTTTGTTCCTCAATTCAAGATTCTACCCTACTGGGGCAATGCAAATGATCGTAAAGTTCTCAGGCGATTTTGGGATAGAAAAAACTTTAGGTACGGTAAGGATTCCCCATTCCATGTTATGATTACATCTTATCAGATGGTAGTATCAGATGTGGCATATTTACAAAAGATGAAGTGGCAGTATATGATTTTGGATGAAGCACAAGCAATCAAGTCTTCTCAATCTTCACGCTGGAAAAATTTATTAAGCTTTCATTGCCGTAATAGACTGCTATTGACTGGTACACCGATTCAAAACAGCATGCAAGAACTTTGGGCCTTGCTTCACTTCATTATGCCTTCGTTGTTCGATTCCCACGACGAGTTTAATGAATGGTTTTCTCGTGACATTGAGTCTCATGCAGAAGCCAACACAAAATTGAACCAGCAACAATTGCGCCGTTTGCATATGATCTTAAAGCCATTCATGCTTAGACGtgtcaagaagaacgtTCAATCTGAATTAGGAGATAAGATTGAAATAGACCTCCTGTGCGATCTCACTCAGAGACAAGCAAAACTGTATCAAGTGCTGAAATCTCAAGTTTCAACAGCATATGACGCTATCGAAAATGCTGCTGGAAGCGATGAGGCATCTTCAGACCAGAGTCTTATCAATACGGTTATGCAATTCAGAAAAGTTTGCAATCATCCGGACTTGTTCGAAAGAGCTGATATTTCTTCGCCATTTTGCTTTTCTGAGTTTGGTCAGACTGCGGCTCTCATTAAAAGTGATGAGTTAGCCGAAGTCATGTACTCTTCAACTAACCCAATCAAATATCACCTTCCAAGGCTAATTTATGAAGATCTGATCTTACCCAATTATCACAATAACATCGCTAGTTTTGCAAAATTAGTGAACTATACCATGAATATTTTCTCATTGGCGGACAACCAGGAACTATGTGAAGAACTCTCTCATATTACAGGTTTAGAGCTATCTCAGTTCTCTCGAATAGCCCACGAATCCATCGTGAACAGGGCGATGCGGTTTTATACCGAGAAAGACATGATGAAGGGAAATCAGTCCATAGCATTTGGAGATGACGAGATCAGGAGTGATATTCGTGACTTACGTATACCAGAACGAATCACCCGATTGGAGAAGTTATCGAATATGACCACGGGAGGAGTTTTGCAATCTTTGCTTAACATTAAAGAGAAGGTATACGAAGACCAATATTTTGGTTCAATGCGACCAGCCTCATGTCCTGCTGCGTCTGCCCCACCCATCTCAATTGAAGTATTAGGCAGTAGCCATGTTGTTAACGAGCTAAACCGTGAACTCTTCGATCCTACTATCTCCCAGGCATTGTCGGAGATATCTCCAGTCACCCAGTATAATATGCACATTGAGAAGGGAATACCTATCGACAATTTCCCAGCGTCTGCCCTTTATCCAGATTCCCTGAACAAAtatttttcttctcataTATCAATGCCTTCTATGGACAGGTTCATTACTGAGTCCGCTAAATTGAAAAAGTTGGATGAGTTGCTGGTTCAACTAAAGAAAGACGGTCACCGTGTGCTGATTTACTTCCagatgacgaggatgatGGATCTTATGGAAGAATATTTGACGTATAGGCGCTACAAGCATATCAGATTAGACGGTTCTTCTAAATTAGAGGACCGTCGTGATCTTGTCCACGATTGGCAAACAAGACCAGAACTATTTGTTTTCCTACTGAGTACAAGAGCTGGTGGGCTGGGCATTAATTTAACTGCGGCAGATACTGTCATATTTTATGATTCGGATTGGAACCCAACTATTGATTCGCAGGCAATGGATAGGGCCCACAGATTGGGTCAGACAAGGCAGGTCACGGTTTACAGGCTGTTGGTAAAGGGTACcatcgaagaaagaatGAGGGATAGAGCCAAACAGAAGGAACACGTCCAACAAGTGGTTATGGAAGGTAAGAtgcaagaaaagaaggtTCAGACGGTAGAGACCaatgttgaagagctgaatACGAAACTAAAGCAATAG
- the ARO2 gene encoding bifunctional chorismate synthase/riboflavin reductase [NAD(P)H] ARO2 (ancestral locus Anc_2.318), giving the protein MSTFGHIFRVTTYGESHCKSVGCIVDGVPPGMSLTEGDIQPQLSRRRPGQSKLSTPRNEKDKVEIQSGVEFDKTLGTPIAMLIRNEDQRPHDYSDMDNYPRPSHADFTYMEKYDLKASSGGGRASARETIGRVAAGAIAEKFLNQVSNVEIVGFVSQIGSIKMNRDPFDPNFHHLLNTITREKVDSVGFIRCPDVALAGEMVKEIEKHRGNKDSIGGVVTCVVRNLPTGLGEPCFDKLEALLAHAMLSIPASKGFEIGSGFAGVSVPGSKHNDMFYYDEETKRLRTKTNHSGGVQGGISNGENIYFSVAFKSVATIAQEQETCTYEGKPGVLAAKGRHDPAVTPRAIPIVEAMTALVLTDALLIQKSRDYAKSITH; this is encoded by the coding sequence ATGTCTACGTTCGGTCATATCTTCCGTGTCACCACGTATGGTGAATCGCATTGCAAATCTGTCGGCTGTATCGTGGATGGTGTGCCACCTGGAATGTCGCTGACAGAAGGCGATATTCAGCCCCAACTATCGAGGAGAAGACCAGGTCAGTCCAAGTTGTCTACACCAAGAAACGAGAAGGACAAGGTTGAAATTCAGTCTGGTGTGGAGTTTGACAAAACGCTCGGGACGCCAATCGCGATGCTGATTCGGAACGAGGACCAGAGACCTCATGACTACAGCGATATGGACAACTACCCTAGGCCCTCGCATGCAGATTTCACGTACATGGAAAAATACGATTTGAAGGCATCGTCCGGTGGCGGCCGCGCTTCCGCTCGAGAGACCATCGGGCGTGTTGCCGCTGGCGCCATCGCTGAAAAATTCTTGAATCAGGTTTCCAACGTGGAAATCGTTGGGTTTGTGTCCCAGATCGGCTCCATCAAGATGAACAGGGATCCGTTTGATCCGAACTTCCACCATCTGTTGAACACGATCACGAGAGAGAAGGTCGATTCCGTAGGGTTCATCAGATGTCCCGACGTGGCCTTGGCCGGCGAAATGGTCAAGGAGATCGAAAAACATAGAGGCAACAAGGACTCCATCGGTGGTGTGGTTACCTGTGTGGTGAGAAACCTGCCCACTGGTCTCGGTGAGCCCTGCTTCGACAAGCTGGAGGCACTCCTGGCACACGCAATGCTGTCAATTCCCGCCTCGAAGGGTTTCGAGATCGGTTCAGGCTTCGCCGGCGTCTCCGTGCCGGGCTCCAAGCACAACGATATGTTCTACTACGACGAAGAGACCAAACGGTTGAGAACAAAGACCAACCATTCAGGTGGTGTCCAGGGCGGTATCTCCAACGGCGAGAACATCTACTTCTCTGTGGCCTTCAAGTCTGTCGCCACCATCGCGCAAGAACAAGAGACCTGCACCTACGAAGGTAAGCCTGGTGTTCTAGCTGCCAAGGGCAGACACGACCCTGCCGTCACGCCAAGAGCTATCCCAATCGTCGAAGCAATGACTGCCCTGGTCCTCACAGACGCTCTTTTGATTCAGAAGTCAAGAGACTACGCCAAGAGCATAACCCACTGA
- the CYK3 gene encoding Cyk3p (ancestral locus Anc_2.319) produces the protein MSVSVPLAPPFKVKARYGWSGQTKGDLGFLEGDVMEVTRITGDWFYGRLLRNKKCSGYFPNNFVNILEEQLNKSSRSATTEVARPAAKISVPPIPARSRGRASESSAPKEKPSSKLYEHSSRSTSDLAQDTINTRKTFHYRSRPSHEVADRYGRLGNSQDDLPPLPPIPNMQCDKTSRRLPKSYSSSDVPSSSDSRSYNHYRGNQAFYDGYKPEKSSLNGNSNASGIFSDSRYLATSSASSEESFALMSDFSATSAGSFARHRYAQSFTDSLERSQSPSSNEFIQAESNSKMSGILKRITPKSNPATGKSITTQSVQYPRLPDIQNLSISASHDEARDWLAVKTHLNRSRSLTKYEKHPRYMRALERNRDLVLHPQDAIYNGLNTNEVTSHGQPGLIDIELSAMNFDYIDKMTRNRCVKDGSLRLDNWAQTTFSARYSTTIEKLRGIYVFCAETFELIDDHGSTDFSHFSKTPKIYDSILHRKHCTPYQLTCLYKALTNALGITCELVFGFLKTPTANDYDFKYNHCWLRVLVNKEWRFIDVILGNTSNPIHEFVKNRKITKADDDYFLVEPLRFIYTHIPQKDFEQHIVPSIDRLSALYLPLVFPSFFTNGLKLYKYSTALAFLEDSEIFECSLEIPSDIELFASVVIPSTGTKVSHEYRKMELALVQVKRHKTDNSQRIAVVKAVLPPGANEGTLYIHSGVRGIQTTVANVHPLSMMVPLKHVGSEMKYEFAVRKPSESVQKVEMYIIGPQNKFLFANNEYDFEVIQHPFDSVIYSPTALAKNRRQPMAIKSPSGKIYELRKNDPHFAYGTWKTAVHVRETGTWTGLVTADSGVGWCAFAEWLCV, from the coding sequence ATGTCTGTAAGTGTTCCACTGGCTCCTCCATTCAAAGTTAAGGCAAGATATGGGTGGTCTGGTCAAACGAAAGGTGATCTAGGGTTTTTAGAGGGTGATGTTATGGAGGTTACCAGAATCACAGGAGATTGGTTCTATGGCAGACtgctgagaaacaagaagtGTTCAGGCTACTTTCCTAATAATTTTGTAAATATTCTGGAGGAACAATTAAACAAAAGTAGTCGAAGTGCCACTACTGAAGTTGCGAGACCTGCTGCGAAAATATCTGTGCCACCGATTCCGGCAAGATCGAGAGGAAGAGCTTCAGAATCCTCAGCTCCAAAAGAAAAACCATCTTCGAAGCTGTATGAGCACAGTTCTCGCTCAACGTCCGACCTTGCGCAGGATACTATCAACACCAGAAAAACGTTTCATTACAGATCGAGGCCTTCCCATGAGGTAGCCGATAGATACGGGAGATTGGGGAATTCGCAAGATGATTTACCACCATTGCCACCTATACCTAATATGCAATGTGATAAGACTTCTCGGAGACTGCCGAAATCATATTCTTCCAGCGACGTACCTTCCTCAAGCGACTCGAGAAGTTATAATCATTACAGGGGAAATCAGGCGTTCTATGACGGTTACAAACCAGAAAAGTCTTCGCTGAATGGAAACTCTAATGCCTCGGGAATCTTTTCCGATTCACGGTATCTTGCGACATCTTCGGCCAGCAGTGAAGAGAGCTTTGCCCTGATGAGCGACTTCAGCGCTACCAGTGCTGGTAGTTTTGCGAGACACAGATATGCCCAGTCATTTACTGATTCTCTGGAAAGATCGCAGAGTCCGAGCTCGAATGAATTTATTCAGGCGGAATCAAATAGCAAAATGAGCGGCATTCTTAAAAGGATCACGCCAAAAAGTAACCCTGCAACTGGCAAGAGTATTACAACACAGTCCGTTCAATACCCAAGATTGCCTGATATACAAAATTTGAGCATCTCCGCTAGCCACGACGAGGCCCGAGATTGGCTCGCGGTCAAAACCCATCTGAATAGGTCACGGTCGTTGACCAAGTATGAAAAGCATCCTAGATACATGCGGGCACTAGAGCGCAACCGCGATCTCGTGCTTCATCCGCAAGACGCTATTTACAACGGTTTGAATACAAACGAAGTCACTTCTCATGGTCAACCTGGATTAATTGATATTGAACTTTCTGCGATGAACTTCGATTATATCGACAAGATGACAAGAAACAGATGCGTCAAAGACGGCTCACTGAGACTCGATAATTGGGCGCAGACAACATTTTCTGCCCGCTACTCGACGACCATTGAGAAACTCAGAGGCATCTACGTGTTCTGCGCTGAGACTTTTGAGTTAATCGATGATCATGGCTCTACCGATTTTTCCCACTTTTCGAAGACACCCAAGATTTATGATTCCATACTTCATCGCAAACATTGTACACCATACCAATTGACATGCCTATACAAGGCTTTGACCAATGCTTTGGGGATTACTTGCGAGCTTGTTTTCGGGTTTCTCAAAACACCAACAGCTAATGATTATGACTTCAAGTACAACCATTGTTGGCTGCGAGTTTTGGTCAACAAAGAGTGGCGTTTCATAGATGTTATCCTGGGCAACACATCCAATCCAATCCATGAGTTCGTTAAAAACAGAAAAATAACAAAGGCAGATGATGACTATTTTCTTGTCGAACCGTTGCGGTTCATCTACACCCACATACCGCAGAAAGATTTTGAGCAACACATCGTCCCCAGCATTGATAGACTATCGGCACTTTATTTGCCTTTAGTTTTCCCGTCGTTCTTCACAAATGGTCTGAAACTCTACAAATACAGCACGGCTCTTGCCTTCTTAGAGGATTCAGAGATATTTGAATGTTCGTTGGAAATTCCAAGCGACATCGAACTCTTTGCTTCTGTCGTGATCCCCAGCACAGGCACCAAAGTGTCACACGAGTACAGAAAGATGGAGCTTGCGCTGGTTCAAGTCAAGAGGCACAAAACAGACAACTCTCAAAGAATAGCCGTGGTCAAGGCAGTACTTCCACCTGGTGCAAATGAGGGCACTCTATATATACATTCTGGTGTCAGAGGAATACAGACGACTGTCGCTAACGTGCATCCTCTCTCCATGATGGTTCCTTTGAAGCACGTCGGCTCAGAAATGAAGTACGAATTCGCCGTTCGTAAGCCCTCGGAAAGTGTTCAAAAAGTCGAGATGTATATCATTGGACCTCAGAACAAATTCCTATTTGCCAACAATGAATATGACTTCGAAGTCATCCAGCATCCGTTCGACAGCGTCATATATTCGCCAACTGCCCTCGCGAAGAATCGTCGCCAACCGATGGCCATTAAATCACCCTCTGGAAAAATCTACGAGCTACGCAAGAATGACCCGCATTTTGCATATGGTACTTGGAAGACGGCCGTCCATGTCAGGGAGACAGGCACCTGGACCGGCCTGGTGACAGCAGATTCCGGCGTTGGCTGGTGTGCCTTCGCAGAATGGCTGTGTGTCTGA